The sequence acaaattttaaacctCATTTGATAacaaagaatataaatttcaaaataaggaaaagataaaatttacattacaAAAGAACAATTATAAGTGTCAACTCAAAGAACAATTACAAAGAGGCTATCTCTCTCGCCATGTGTCTCTCCCCTTTTGCTCTTAACATAGTTAGTTATATACGGAACCACAAAATTacgtatattttatatatgtgtataaataatttgtttaattatatttaaaagttaGGTAAAAATTcggcaaaaaaatatgatattaaatatgcattaaaataaattatttttaatataacagAAAAGGTATTtcacaaattaattttcaatttttttctaatgtttttttaatatttttaatttttacggGGATAAAATATTATGCacattttaatactttttacttaaaaaaaaacgatttatatatttatttacttatttattctacATTTGTATTCTGTACACAACTATAgactttttcttcaaaaatttataccttcaaaaataattatttcacaTATTTCTGCTAAGTTTACTAAATAGGAGCATTAGCTAATAACTGTCTAGGGTTAAGATCATTCACATCAGGTGAAGTTTGGTAATATATCAACTTGTTAGCTACTCCTTCAAATTTCTACAATAGTCTAACTTGTGATACTGAAAACGTGGGGAAAATCAGATTTTACcagaattttgttaaaaaatacaaGAATCCAACCCTTCACTCTCAAGAATCCACTTAAATTATAAGAGTTTAGATTGAAAACTCGCCACTTAATGGAATCCACCAAAGAGAAGAGTTAAGATGAACAAATTCTTCTTTAACAAACGACCaacatgttatatttaataatgattaaaaacTTCTTCTAAATACATAGATagaatttaaatactaaatttgGAATATCCTTTCATGCATATAGacatatttaaatgaaaaatctcATTAATTAGACTTTAATTCTATTATGAAACTTGATGCTAATAAATAAGAAGACATAAAACTATATTGTAGTTGTACTTTAGAAGTCCCGAGACTTGAcctaaattttagaaattaataCTCCAAAAATTCTTTTGTCATTCTCccttggttgaagaagaatcGTCCTCGTGTCTAAATGAATTATCTTCTTCATGATAGGGAGAGAGGTCAGCCACATTGAAGGTTGTTGAAACACCATAGTCATCTGGAAGCTCAAGTTTGATTATGTATTTTTCCACTATCAAATTTAAGCAAAGGTTTAAATAtctgtccccaaaaaaaaaaaaaaaaaaaaaggtagtacAAAAATATAGTTGCAAGTTAAGGATATTTTAACATCACCTCTTTTGCTTAAATGAACTCTCTCTCAAGTAAGAACAAATTCTTTTGCTTAAATgaggaaaaagagagaaaagagaaaaaacaacgAACATTCTTTACTTTCATCCTTATCTAACTCAACTCTTCTGCCTCCTATCTATCTTTTTCCCCCCTTCCCTTTTTGAACCATTCAACTTCCTAACTTAAAATAGGTATAAGTAAACCCTTAAATGGCTGtctaaattagaaaaataaaccaattaaatattggCACATTAGCTGCcacatcatttaataaataagtttgGTAACTCTAGCATTATTGATGTAGTATTGGCTTCAATTACAATCTCCTAGACAGtagtaaataaaaagaaaaaatggaacggtaatttttccttcaaaatgAGGGAAATAAATAAGCATAATTTCAATAAGATCTGAAGAATATGTGCTTTTCTCATAGTCAAATTTAACCAAAGGTTTAAGCAAATTATGAAAGTACCAAAATATACTTGCGGGTTAAGTATATTTCAACATCACACACTCATGTAAGAATAATATATTGTTCGCTTTTAACATTCTTTACACTTCACATTATTTAACTATACTTTCATTTCCATTCCAATCACACTCATTGTTTTATTCATCTCTTCCACCTCCCCTGTATTGCTATCTTTCTCCATTTTCacattgatttatattttgctGAGCTGCGTTGTGTTGTCaaaacacatacacacacacacatatatacataaatagatGGAGTTACCGATCCCCGAGAAGCTGGAGAAGTTGTGGGATAAATGGGATATCCCAGCCTGCGTTCTCTTAAGCCTCTTGATGCAAGTTTTCTTAGTACTTTTTGCATCATTGAGACAACGGAGTAGAAAtccatttcttctctttttcatcTGGTCGGCTTATTTGATCGCCGATTGGATCGCTACAGTTACTATCGGACTCATCACCAAAGTTCAGACTCAGACTGACCCTTTTCACCCTCATGTCAATCAAGACCTTTATGCCTTTTGGGCTTCATTTCTTTTGTTGCATCTTGGTGGCCCTGATTTCATTACTTCATTTGCTCTGGAGGACAACGAATTTTGGCTGAGGCATTTGTTCGGGCTCATTTTACAGGTTATGGGCGCTGCTTACTCCATCTTTCTAACTCTTCCCAACAACAATCTATGGCTTCCAACCATTCTAGTCTTTGTTGTTGGAACTGTTAAATATGCAGAAAGGACAATGTCTCTGTATCTTGCCAGCTCCAATCAGTTTGGAGCTACTGTTCATGTTTTAGGAGAACTAGATGTTGGGGATACCAAGTTTGATTCCAATCTAGCTTCACAATCATCAAATCACATGGAGTTGCTGATAGTTTCCTATTCCCTTTTCCAAAGCTTCAAAGGGATTGTTGCCGGGTTCACTACTTTCGGTGAGAAAATGGTAGAATCATGTGAAAAGCTGTTTTTTGAACATGTAAAAGAAATTCCAAATGTGGCTTTTAAACTGGTGGAGTACGAGCTCAGTTTCTTGTACGAGGTTCTTCACACCAAGGTTATTGTGGTACATAGTagaattggatttatatttcgtTTGAGTAGCTTCTTTTTAATCATTGGAGCCTTTTTATTGTTCCACTTTGCGGTAGTAGTTGATCACAATAAgcatgatcatgatcatgataaaTTTGGTGGATTTGAATTGTCACTTACTTATGCCTTGCTCATTGGAGCTATAGGACTCGATACCATATCTGGAATTAATCTCATGTTTTCTGATTGGATCCTGGTTTCCAATAATGGATTGATAAAGATGTGGAGAAAATATATTCcagaatttgttttaaaaagaaaaagatggtgTGGGTCGGTTTCCCAGTATAACATGATAGATTATTGCTTAGATGAACGTTGGATATGGAAATGCAATAAGTTTCCCGACTGTTTTAGAGCCATGACAGACAGTATCAAATTCATGTTATTTTCGTCATCGGTGGATGATATTGAAGAACTCAAGTGCTTCATCTTTGAAAAGCTCACTACCAGTTTGATTATAAGTGTTGATGTAGAGTATAGCACGACTGATAGTGTTAATTATGCTCAAACAGTTCTTCAATTGCATTTAGCCACTGAAATTTGTTATCACCATCAGACAGAGACAGAATTAAATTCTTATACGGATGAAGAAAAGAGGGAAAGAAGAATGAGCAAGATGATTTCGGATTATATGTTTTACCTTCTGATCATGAAGCCTGAAATGCTCGGTTCATCAGTTGAGGGAAATTGGAAAAAGTTCTTGCAGGATACATTTGCAGAGGCCAAGTCACGTTTGATGGAATACGACATATATGATCATGCACAAGCCTGCAAGCATTTTATGGATAAATATAACCATGTGGAAGACAAATCGACCACCACGACAAGCAGGCATggaaattatggaaaaaaagCTAGTAGCAAATCTTTGCTGTCAGAGGCATGTAAACAAGgacaagaaattaaaagaacaaattgGAAAGGAATGAGTTCCCGTTGGCTTTTCTGCTTCTTCTATGCAATCATGAATTGCAGAACATTGTTACATGCACAGCAGCCAAGTAGGGGTGGTGAACTTTTCACTTTCACTCGGTTTCTCATCCAACATGTATGCTCGGTCTCTTTCTTGGATGACATAGATGAATTTGAAAATACCCTACCTGCTGTCTCAATCTTCTCATCAGATGATCAACCCATGCCGAACCCACCATAGTAATTGAATTCCTTGATTCAAGCTTTCCTTATACagtaaaataaattgtaatcaTGTAAATGCCATGGTtctttccttatatatatatatatatatatatatctaggatTGAATTAGTTAACGTTtctgtattatattatacatgctgtaaaacaatatgaaaaataagaaaactttgatcatatatatatatatatatatacacttcttATTTCTTGTTAATTAATAAGAGGGGATGGCTCATCATACTAGTTACTAGTTGGGTTTGAAATTCTTACTAGTTTTGAAGGTTGCAATGTGTGTGAtcatgtattatattatattattgattaacaACTTCTATTTAGGTGttagattttgattttaaataatagGAACTTAGTAGTATTTAGTACCTTCTTTaaccattttaatattttttatttgcaatccattatccttttctttaattttaattaaagtgGCACGCCTGCACACATAAAAGAGACAACCaaatttgtttggttttcaaaaaatatctaCCAAAACACTGATATAACTGATATCAGTTATACATCTGTTTTGTTTTCATCTTGAGGTAAGTGTGCCTCAGGAGAAGTCAAGCAGCAACAAGTAAGAAGCCAATAATCATGAAAAAAATGGCAAAAGACCAAGGAACCTCTCTCATaacagagagaaaaaaaaaaaaaatgaaagattgtACATAACAGACAAAAAGAAATCCGAAGCttaaaaacacaagaaaaactTGTTGAAGACCAATTATGCTTTGCAAGCCATTAAAGGCAGACCAATAATGTGgagaaattttgattttatctctatttttcttaaatGATT comes from Ziziphus jujuba cultivar Dongzao chromosome 6, ASM3175591v1 and encodes:
- the LOC107431336 gene encoding uncharacterized protein LOC107431336: MELPIPEKLEKLWDKWDIPACVLLSLLMQVFLVLFASLRQRSRNPFLLFFIWSAYLIADWIATVTIGLITKVQTQTDPFHPHVNQDLYAFWASFLLLHLGGPDFITSFALEDNEFWLRHLFGLILQVMGAAYSIFLTLPNNNLWLPTILVFVVGTVKYAERTMSLYLASSNQFGATVHVLGELDVGDTKFDSNLASQSSNHMELLIVSYSLFQSFKGIVAGFTTFGEKMVESCEKLFFEHVKEIPNVAFKLVEYELSFLYEVLHTKVIVVHSRIGFIFRLSSFFLIIGAFLLFHFAVVVDHNKHDHDHDKFGGFELSLTYALLIGAIGLDTISGINLMFSDWILVSNNGLIKMWRKYIPEFVLKRKRWCGSVSQYNMIDYCLDERWIWKCNKFPDCFRAMTDSIKFMLFSSSVDDIEELKCFIFEKLTTSLIISVDVEYSTTDSVNYAQTVLQLHLATEICYHHQTETELNSYTDEEKRERRMSKMISDYMFYLLIMKPEMLGSSVEGNWKKFLQDTFAEAKSRLMEYDIYDHAQACKHFMDKYNHVEDKSTTTTSRHGNYGKKASSKSLLSEACKQGQEIKRTNWKGMSSRWLFCFFYAIMNCRTLLHAQQPSRGGELFTFTRFLIQHVCSVSFLDDIDEFENTLPAVSIFSSDDQPMPNPP